In Mercurialis annua linkage group LG5, ddMerAnnu1.2, whole genome shotgun sequence, a single genomic region encodes these proteins:
- the LOC126681212 gene encoding beta-galactosidase 17 isoform X2 translates to MIAGARRKNINQAAVTMATRRRAPKTTLFLALITSLLALGVLLPVNGRRSFEINEDMFWRDGETFRIIGGDLHYFRILPQYWEDRLLRAKALGLNTIQTYVPWNLHEPQPGNFVFDGIADLVAFLKLCQKLDFLVMLRPGPYICGEWDLGGFPAWLLGVEPALKLRSSDPAYLKLVDKWWGVLLPKVAPLLYNNGGPIIMVQIENEFGSYGDDKPYLHHLINLARQNLGESIILYTTDGGSRENLEKGTILGDAVFSAVDFTTGDDPWPIFNLQKEFNSPGKSPPLSAEFYTGWLTHWGEKIAQTDAEYTASALENILARNGSAVLYMAHGGTNFGFYNGANTGAADKSDYKPDLTSYDYDAPIRESGDVDNAKFHALRRIIGQYSAVSLPPVPPNTDKTGYGPIQLQKTAFLFDLLNVINPADMGESENPVSMESAGQMFGFLVYVAQYSSKLDGSLLSIPEVHDRVQVFTLCPSGRNGGRPTYAGAIERWSNQNLVLPNAKCALNSSLILLVENMGRVNYGKYMFDRKGILSSVYLDRRILNGWKMISVPLHNLNEMPKINPIIPDALSRFLAASAHTKLNKKHKSTSKEPAFYTGHFSIEKADQVKDTFISFTGWGKGIAFVNDFNIGRYWPSYGPQCNLYVPSPVLRQGDNVLVILELESPQSELVLHSVDQPDFMCGSSKSNLHQL, encoded by the exons ATGATCGCCGGAGCTCGACGGAAAAACATTAATCAAGCAGCGGTAACAATGGCAACGAGAAGGAGAGCACCTAAAACGACGCTGTTTTTAGCACTGATAACATCTTTACTAGCATTGGGAGTGTTGCTTCCG gTAAATGGAAGAAGAAGCTTCGAGATTAACGAGGATATGTTTTGGAGAGACGGTGAGACTTTTCGGATAATCGGAGGCGATTTACACTATTTTCGGATTCTTCCTCAG TACTGGGAAGATAGGTTGTTGAGAGCAAAGGCTTTGGGATTGAATACAATTCAAACCTATGTTCCTTGGAATCTACATGAGCCACAACCTGGCAACTTTGTTTTTGATGGTATTGCCGATCTAGTTGCCTTCCTCAAACTCTGCCAGAAGCTAGATTTTCTTGTTATGCTTCGACCTGGGCCTTATATTTGTGGAG AGTGGGATTTAGGCGGTTTTCCTGCTTGGTTACTAGGTGTAGAACCGGCTCTCAAACTGAGGTCATCTGATCCTGCTTATCTTAAGTTG GTTGACAAATGGTGGGGAGTACTGCTACCAAAGGTCGCTCCTCTCCTTTATAACAATGGAGGCCCCATTATAATGGTTCAG ATCGAAAATGAATTTGGGTCATATGGAGATGATAAACCTTATCTTCATCACCTGATCAACTTGGCCAGACAAAACCTTGGGGAGAGCATAATATT GTATACGACAGATGGTGGCTCTAGGGAAAATCTTGAGAAAGGAACAATTCTAGGAGATGCTGTATTTTCAG CTGTTGATTTCACAACTGGTGATGATCCTTGGCCTATATTCAATTTACAGAAAGAGTTTAATTCCCCTGGGAAATCACCACCACTATCTGC GGAGTTTTACACTGGTTGGCTGACGCACTGGGGAGAGAAGATTGCGCAGACAGATGCTGAATATACAGCTTCTGCCTTGGAAAATATTTTAGCACGAAATGGGTCTGCTGTGCTTTAT ATGGCCCATGGTGGAACAAACTTTGGATTTTATAATGGAGCAAATACTGGCGCCGCTGATAAGTCTGATTACAAGCCAGATCTCACTTCCTACGATTAT GATGCGCCAATTAGAGAATCTGGTGATGTGGACAATGCTAAATTTCATG CACTACGAAGGATAATAGGGCAATACAGTGCAGTGTCTCTTCCCCCAGTTCCTCCAAATACTGACAAGACAGGATATGGACCTATTCAATTACAGAAAACAgcatttttatttgatttacttAATGTGATTAATCCTGCTGATATGGGCGAGTCTGAAAATCCAGTCTCAATGGAATCTGCGGGACAG ATGTTTGGATTTCTAGTATATGTTGCCCAGTATTCTTCAAAGCTTGATGGAAGTTTATTATCTATACCAGAG GTGCATGACAGAGTTCAAGTGTTCACATTGTGCCCTTCTGGCAGAAATGGCGGGAGGCCAACATATGCCGGTGCTATTGAGAGGTGGTCAAATCAAAATCTTGTCCTTCCTAATGCTAAATGTGCCTTGAACAGCAGCTTAATTCTTTTG GTTGAGAATATGGGACGTGTAAATTATGGGAAATACATGTTTGATAGGAAG GGAATTTTGTCATCTGTTTATCTAGATAGAAGAATTTTAAATGGATGGAAAATGATTTCAGTTCCTCTTCACAACCTGAACGAGATGCCAAAAATCAATCCCATAATTCCAGATGCACTTTCAAGATTCCTTGCAGCATCAGCCCacacaaaattaaataaaaagcaTA AGAGTACTTCGAAAGAACCAGCATTCTACACGGGGCACTTTTCAATTGAGAAAGCAGACCAAGTTAAAGATACATTCATATCATTTACCGGTTGGGGTAAAGGAATAGCTTTTGTGAATGACTTTAACATAGGGAGATATTGGCCG TCATATGGACCACAATGCAACCTTTATGTCCCTTCTCCAGTTCTTCGGCAGGGGGATAATGTTTTG GTTATTCTTGAGCTAGAGTCTCCGCAGTCAGAACTTGTACTACATTCAGTAGATCAGCCAGACTTCATGTGTGGTTCAAGTAAATCAAACTTGCATCAGCTTTAG
- the LOC126681212 gene encoding beta-galactosidase 17 isoform X1 has product MIAGARRKNINQAAVTMATRRRAPKTTLFLALITSLLALGVLLPVVFAPLPSLPHTHHHRHRKVNGRRSFEINEDMFWRDGETFRIIGGDLHYFRILPQYWEDRLLRAKALGLNTIQTYVPWNLHEPQPGNFVFDGIADLVAFLKLCQKLDFLVMLRPGPYICGEWDLGGFPAWLLGVEPALKLRSSDPAYLKLVDKWWGVLLPKVAPLLYNNGGPIIMVQIENEFGSYGDDKPYLHHLINLARQNLGESIILYTTDGGSRENLEKGTILGDAVFSAVDFTTGDDPWPIFNLQKEFNSPGKSPPLSAEFYTGWLTHWGEKIAQTDAEYTASALENILARNGSAVLYMAHGGTNFGFYNGANTGAADKSDYKPDLTSYDYDAPIRESGDVDNAKFHALRRIIGQYSAVSLPPVPPNTDKTGYGPIQLQKTAFLFDLLNVINPADMGESENPVSMESAGQMFGFLVYVAQYSSKLDGSLLSIPEVHDRVQVFTLCPSGRNGGRPTYAGAIERWSNQNLVLPNAKCALNSSLILLVENMGRVNYGKYMFDRKGILSSVYLDRRILNGWKMISVPLHNLNEMPKINPIIPDALSRFLAASAHTKLNKKHKSTSKEPAFYTGHFSIEKADQVKDTFISFTGWGKGIAFVNDFNIGRYWPSYGPQCNLYVPSPVLRQGDNVLVILELESPQSELVLHSVDQPDFMCGSSKSNLHQL; this is encoded by the exons ATGATCGCCGGAGCTCGACGGAAAAACATTAATCAAGCAGCGGTAACAATGGCAACGAGAAGGAGAGCACCTAAAACGACGCTGTTTTTAGCACTGATAACATCTTTACTAGCATTGGGAGTGTTGCTTCCGGTAGTCTTTGCTCCTCTCCCGTCTCTTCCTCACACTCATCATCACCGTCACCGGAAG gTAAATGGAAGAAGAAGCTTCGAGATTAACGAGGATATGTTTTGGAGAGACGGTGAGACTTTTCGGATAATCGGAGGCGATTTACACTATTTTCGGATTCTTCCTCAG TACTGGGAAGATAGGTTGTTGAGAGCAAAGGCTTTGGGATTGAATACAATTCAAACCTATGTTCCTTGGAATCTACATGAGCCACAACCTGGCAACTTTGTTTTTGATGGTATTGCCGATCTAGTTGCCTTCCTCAAACTCTGCCAGAAGCTAGATTTTCTTGTTATGCTTCGACCTGGGCCTTATATTTGTGGAG AGTGGGATTTAGGCGGTTTTCCTGCTTGGTTACTAGGTGTAGAACCGGCTCTCAAACTGAGGTCATCTGATCCTGCTTATCTTAAGTTG GTTGACAAATGGTGGGGAGTACTGCTACCAAAGGTCGCTCCTCTCCTTTATAACAATGGAGGCCCCATTATAATGGTTCAG ATCGAAAATGAATTTGGGTCATATGGAGATGATAAACCTTATCTTCATCACCTGATCAACTTGGCCAGACAAAACCTTGGGGAGAGCATAATATT GTATACGACAGATGGTGGCTCTAGGGAAAATCTTGAGAAAGGAACAATTCTAGGAGATGCTGTATTTTCAG CTGTTGATTTCACAACTGGTGATGATCCTTGGCCTATATTCAATTTACAGAAAGAGTTTAATTCCCCTGGGAAATCACCACCACTATCTGC GGAGTTTTACACTGGTTGGCTGACGCACTGGGGAGAGAAGATTGCGCAGACAGATGCTGAATATACAGCTTCTGCCTTGGAAAATATTTTAGCACGAAATGGGTCTGCTGTGCTTTAT ATGGCCCATGGTGGAACAAACTTTGGATTTTATAATGGAGCAAATACTGGCGCCGCTGATAAGTCTGATTACAAGCCAGATCTCACTTCCTACGATTAT GATGCGCCAATTAGAGAATCTGGTGATGTGGACAATGCTAAATTTCATG CACTACGAAGGATAATAGGGCAATACAGTGCAGTGTCTCTTCCCCCAGTTCCTCCAAATACTGACAAGACAGGATATGGACCTATTCAATTACAGAAAACAgcatttttatttgatttacttAATGTGATTAATCCTGCTGATATGGGCGAGTCTGAAAATCCAGTCTCAATGGAATCTGCGGGACAG ATGTTTGGATTTCTAGTATATGTTGCCCAGTATTCTTCAAAGCTTGATGGAAGTTTATTATCTATACCAGAG GTGCATGACAGAGTTCAAGTGTTCACATTGTGCCCTTCTGGCAGAAATGGCGGGAGGCCAACATATGCCGGTGCTATTGAGAGGTGGTCAAATCAAAATCTTGTCCTTCCTAATGCTAAATGTGCCTTGAACAGCAGCTTAATTCTTTTG GTTGAGAATATGGGACGTGTAAATTATGGGAAATACATGTTTGATAGGAAG GGAATTTTGTCATCTGTTTATCTAGATAGAAGAATTTTAAATGGATGGAAAATGATTTCAGTTCCTCTTCACAACCTGAACGAGATGCCAAAAATCAATCCCATAATTCCAGATGCACTTTCAAGATTCCTTGCAGCATCAGCCCacacaaaattaaataaaaagcaTA AGAGTACTTCGAAAGAACCAGCATTCTACACGGGGCACTTTTCAATTGAGAAAGCAGACCAAGTTAAAGATACATTCATATCATTTACCGGTTGGGGTAAAGGAATAGCTTTTGTGAATGACTTTAACATAGGGAGATATTGGCCG TCATATGGACCACAATGCAACCTTTATGTCCCTTCTCCAGTTCTTCGGCAGGGGGATAATGTTTTG GTTATTCTTGAGCTAGAGTCTCCGCAGTCAGAACTTGTACTACATTCAGTAGATCAGCCAGACTTCATGTGTGGTTCAAGTAAATCAAACTTGCATCAGCTTTAG
- the LOC126680728 gene encoding PKS-NRPS hybrid synthetase cheA-like: MTDNARNSSGNEYPPSETSVSGFAEVHLEDYGSDGIDYSERFFYENGFESDTEAINWAKGIAIQIGFELVISSHKKGGLVKLLKCCRGERYRGSHTDLDSFARKNTKTKACQCPFRIVVKFINGTLTVLAKSGISSMHNHALAVYPEGHRQMSGLSAAAKMIVRDMSAAQAKPCAILAAVQEKFPSDNPTRRQVYNYRDNLRKSSFEDRDMVGQFFHLALTHNYLHWTLSEESTGVLTHLFMSHPDSVRLVRTYPWVIGMDSTYKTNKYHMPFFEIIGMTPSNKNFLIAYAIMKDETEGSYRWVLERLRFLIGDHLQPTCIFTDRELGLLKPVKEIFPQTPHLLCTWHINKDVEDKVFKLCGRDTAITDTFMNGSWKKLIKAQTEEQYVAALTTVKMRTRAFPAVMQYLDRTWLGHKEKFVSCWTNKVLHFGNTTTCRVESAHAQLKQWLNSSTGALDTVWTKSQLTDIRETLEGSRQTIGVHRRGYPYDHVSYKVSHYCLDLVAKELRRMRELSCDVLVRCGCVLRTTHQIPCACELKAVIDAGVPISLDSIHSFWKTLVIGDGVETSEQADYAAFQSEDHRYFCGVVEEVMSQDPSIVRDISHIINERLHPEESAYLEPEVKSTVRGRPKGSTSTKRNPSGWEYGRGRGRAKSSQGRGYSAATSDFIPNSELIPGIILPFVTKYVDVDGDGNCGFRVVADYIYGDQNKWGFIRRSIANELAGNPGLYDGLCSDGIQAAISRIRWEGEACGRDHWMQVIDDLFPIATLFNVAVIFINGATNSHPGFGTCTILPLHSSDIDSRPLREIEVPENG; encoded by the exons atgacggataacgcTCGTAATTCGTCCGGAAACGAATATCCACCATCCGAAACTAGCGTATCCGGATTTGCCGAg gttcatttagaagattatggcAGTGACGGTATCGATTACAGTGAACGGTTTTTTTATGAAAACGGGTTTGAAAGTGATACCGAAGCAATAAATTGGGCAAAGGGAATTGCTATACAGATTGGGTTTGAGCTGGTTATTTCGTCTCACAAGAAAGGGGGGTTGGTAAAACTTTTGAAATGTTGTCGGGGTGAGAGATATAGAGGGTCGCACACAGATTTAGATTCTTTTGCACGAAAGAATACGAAGACGAAGGCCTGCCAATGCCCTTTCAGGATTGTGGTGAAATTTATTAATGGCACATTGACTGTTCTTGCGAAGTCTGGGATTTCAAGTATGCACAATCATGCGTTAGCTGTGTATCCTGAGGGACACCGTCAGATGAGCGGACTGAGCGCTGCGGCCAAAATGATTGTGCGGGATATGAGTGCGGCACAAGCTAAGCCGTGTGCTATTTTGGCGGCTGTTCAAGAAAAATTTCCATCTGACAACCCTACAAGAAGACAAGTTTATAATTACAGAGATAATTTGAGAAAGTCCAGCTTTGAGGATAGAGATATGGTAGGTCAGTTTTTTCATTTGGCTCTGACGCACAACTATTTACACTGGACGCTTTCTGAGGAGAGCACAGGTGTGTTGACCCATCTTTTCATGTCGCATCCTGACTCCGTGCGGTTAGTCCGAACTTACCCCTGGGTGATCGGTATGGACTCCACGTATAAGACCAACAAATACCACATGCCTTTCTTTGAGATTATCGGTATGACTCCTTCTAACAAGAACTTCttaattgcatatgcaattatgaaggATGAGACCGAGGGGAGTTACAGATGGGTGTTGGAAAGGTTGAGGTTTTTGATTGGCGACCACCTACAGCCGACTTGTATTTTTACTGATCGAGAGTTGGGGCTGCTTAAACCAGTGAAAGAGATATTTCCACAAACCCCTCATCTGCTTTGTACGTGGCACATAAATAAGGATGTAGAAGACAAAGTGTTCAAACTGTGTGGGAGAGACACCGCAATAACTGATACTTTCATGAATGGGTCGTGGAAGAAACTTATTAAGGCTCAAACAGAGGAACAATACGTAGCAGCTTTGACCACTGTGAAAATGCGGACTAGAGCGTTTCCAGCTGTGATGCAATATCTTGACCGTACTTGGTTGGGGCACAAAGAGAAGTTTGTATCATGTTGGACAAACAAAGTCTTACATTTTGGAAACACCACTACGTGTAGAGTGGAGAGTGCACATGCTCAGCTAAAGCAGTGGCTCAACTCTAGTACAGGTGCTCTAGACACAGTTTGGACGAAG TCCCAGTTGACTGATATTAG GGAAACACTCGAGGGCTCCAGACAGACTATAGGCGTCCATCGACGAGGTTATCCATACGACCATGTCTCCTACAAAGTGTCCCACTACTGTCTTGATTTAGTGGCGAAGGAACTAAGGCGTATGAGAGAGTTGAGTTGCGATGTTCTAGTTCGTTGTGGTTGTGTGCTGAGAACAACACATCAGATTCCGTGTGCATGTGAGCTGAAAGCGGTGATTGATGCAG GTGTTCCGATTAGTCTGGACAGTATCCATTCATTTTGGAAGACGCTTGTTATCGGTGACGGGGTTGAAACATCAGAACAAGCCGATTATGCCGCTTTTCAGTCAGAGGATCATCGGTACTTTTGCGGGGTTGTGGAGGAGGTGATGTCTCAAGATCCCTCTATTGTGCGCGACATATCTCATATTATCAACGAGCGACTTCATCCCGAAGAATCTGCTTATCTTGAACCAGAAGTAAAGAGCACAGTGAGAGGTAGACCGAAGGGGAGCACATCCACCAAGCGGAACCCGAGTGGTTGGGAGTACGGTCGTGGTCGTGGCCGTGCCAAGTCATCTCAAGGTCGGGGCTACAGTGCTGCTACATCag ATTTTATCCCGAATTCAGAGCTTATTCCTGGAATCATACTGCCATTTGTCACGAAATATGTGGACGTGGATGGCGACGGGAACTGTGGGTTTCGCGTTGTCGCAGATTACATATACGGTGATCAAAACAAGTGGGGTTTCATAAGAAGAAGCATTGCAAATGAACTAGCCGGCAACCCTGGCCTATATGACGGTCTTTGCAGTGATGGGATCCAAGCGGCCATTTCACGTATTAGGTGGGAAGGGGAGGCATGTGGGCGCGATCACTGGATGCAGGTTATAGATGACTTGTTCCCCATTGCCACTCTCTTCAATGTAGCTGTCATTTTCATAAATGGCGCGACGAACTCACACCCGGGTTTTGGTACGTGTACCATTCTGCCTTTACATTCATCTGATATCGACTCACGGCCACTGAGAGAGATA GAAGTCCctgaaaatgggtga
- the LOC126680729 gene encoding protein MAIN-LIKE 1-like, translating into MSELAKDKRRGPPKEGPGNGGRGKSKPIIAESDFEESGQRNVRKRGVSASVRRHKKGTPAIEGASETPVDDQIQDDRMEDDDMEDRRIDDADFETSEDESLGPIVNIRRKKGKDGRFIAETSSVTSRRARTEIPAWTISDPVPGGPEDGSIIPSFLGHVAYGIWTGKEERGTLKCQSRHAVCKRLSAWHHDASDEVKHLIAESGLGHLPDIMFSHLDIPLLSAFVERWQPDTNSFHLPFGEMTITLHDVWIILRIPVDGKVVSDKPGKQLLLASCVEILGISMDDLLANSTKHYENGGVLIESIFRNCGRGLSAEVEAIAWMWLTLGCTLFVDKTGHRVKPACLWEVRDGVADAKDYSWGSATLAYLFRQLGIASRGDCHGLSGCLTLLQAWIYEYFPCFRPQRDRLITEIGTPRALSWSVSGTECTEIRLQSLRARIDSLIADEVSWLPFGGGPAAVLQRTAYMGWIVYRDIVEPYMSARFVRQLGYVQSIPSPILRPEKAVRAWNSKLYNVEMAQIGAVDGWQGFPMTCMLPLTLLEPATVLAGACHPPYLEWYARFSHPQVLSSDVTASRGRPSRSNIDYWVNRFSSLSQRNLTRITAASAPFAIPEIDQSISESTTDLERLIADWRLAD; encoded by the exons ATGTCGGAATTGGCGAAAGATAAAAGACGGGGACCTCCG AAAGAAGGACCCGGTAATGGTGGCAGGGGAAAGAGTAAGCCTATTATAGCTGAATCTGATTTTGAGGAGTCGGGACAACGAAATGTTCGAAAGCGTGGTGTGAGTGCCTCAGTCCGACGACACAAGAAGGGGACTCCTGCTATTGAGGGAGCTAGTGAGACGCCAGTCGATGATCAGATACAGGATGATCGGATGGAGGATGATGACATGGAAGACCGTCGGATAGACGATGCTGATTTTGAGACTTCTGAGGACGAGAGTTTAGGACCAATCGTGAACATTCGACGGAAAAAGGGGAAAGATGGACGGTTTATTGCTGAAACGTCATCag TGACGAGTAGAAGAGCCAGGACTGAAATACCTGCTTGGACTATTAGTGATCCAGTGCCAGGTGGACCTGAGGACGGGAGTATTATTCCCAGTTTCCTTGGACATGTCGCTTATGGAATATGGACAGGGAAGGAGGAGCGAGGCACTCTGAAGTGTCAGAGTAGACATGCAGTTTGTAAGAGGCTGTCAGCATGGCATCATGACGCCTCAGACGAGGTCAAACACCTGATAGCCGAGAGTGGTTTGGGGCATCTCCCTGATATTATGTTCAGTCACTTGGATATTCCGCTCCTTTCTGCATTTGTGGAGCGATGGCAGCCTGATACTAACTCTTTTCACCTGCCATTCGGGGAGATGACCATTACACTGCATGACGTGTGGATTATTCTCCGTATTCCTGTGGACGGGAAAGTGGTTTCAG ATAAGCCCGGGAAACAGTTGTTGCTTGCCTCCTGTGTAGAGATTTTAGGGATCTCTATGGATGACTTGTTAGCTAATTCGACGAAGCATTATGAAAATGGAGGGGTTCTGATTGAGTCCATTTTTAGGAATTGTGGACGGGGTTTGAGTGCTGAGGTTGAGGCAATAGCGTGGATGTGGCTGACGCTAGGTTGCACTCTTTTCGTCGATAAGACTGGCCACCGGGTTAAACCAGCCTGTCTTTGGGAGGTTAGGGATGGAGTCGCAGACGCGAAGGATTATTCTTGGGGTTCTGCTACACTGGCCTATTTATTTCGTCAGTTAGGAATCGCCTCCAGAGGCGACTGTCACGGTTTGTCTGGGTGTCTGACACTTCTCCAGGCTTGGATATACGAGTATTTTCCATGTTTCAGACCCCAGCGAGATAGGCTGATTACAGAGATTGGCACTCCTCGAGCACTCAGTTGGAGTGTATCCGGGACAGAGTGCACAGAGATCCGGCTTCAGTCATTGCGTGCCCGCATAGACAGTTTGATTGCCGACGAG GTGTCGTGGCTTCCCTTTGGTGGTGGCCCTGCTGCAGTCCTTCAGCGGACTGCTTACATGGGTTGGATAGTGTACAGGGACATTGTTGAGCCGTACATGTCCGCCAGATTTGTACGTCAGCTGGGGTATGTGCAGAGCATACCGTCGCCTATTCTTCGGCCGGAAAAGGCCGTTAGGGCGTGGAATTCAAAGTTGTACAATGTGGAGATGGCTCAGATTGGTGCGGTCGACGGCTGGCAGGGTTTTCCTATGACTTGCATGCTTCCTTTGACGTTGCTCGAGCCAGCCACTGTTCTTGCTGGAGCTTGCCATCCCCCGTACTTGGAGTGGTACGCACGATTTTCCCACCCGCAGGTCCTTAGCTCTGACGTTACAGCTTCACGAGGCCGTCCTTCTCGCTCCAACATTGATTAT TGGGTAAATCGTTTCAGTTCCCTGAGCCAGAGAAATCTCACGCGTATCACTGCGGCTAGTGCGCCGTTTGCCATTCCGGAGATAGATCAGAGCATATCTGAGTCGACCACTGACTTGGAGCGACTCATTGCAGACTGGCGGCTGGCAGATTGA
- the LOC126682380 gene encoding protein indeterminate-domain 7: protein MMKDLMFHQQQQQNQEENMSNLTSASSVSSGNRNESNTVTNYPNPQQYFTHPQPSQSQPPLKKKRNLPGNPDPDSEVIALSPKTLMATNRFLCEICNKGFQRDQNLQLHRRGHNLPWKLKQRANKEVIRKKVYVCPEVTCVHHDPSRALGDLTGVKKHFSRKHGEKKWKCDKCSKKYAVQSDWKAHSKTCGTREYRCDCGTLFSRRDSFITHRAFCDALAEESARNITAAPPNPLMITQASAISSNLHQMTQFNNQELHAFSLKKEQQIFTNSSSAHLRQELPPWLAYPPPQGPPPMDHHHQQQHHHNLSSSSSSNFVNHQDLSSANPNPNLGPTNLTHYQAPPAPHMSATALLQKAAQMGATMSSNNKTTTAGFMIRPHHVTPDLSGNMTSGGGFGLNLSSRDHEQQQLVSGSSSSSAFAGTNTTTNGVLLQEMMNSLSSGFHQEPHNNNSFEDAFVSGVLNNNSNSKKDDHISFLDDDSSSLSKASTSTVHGGGGGGDQGLTRDFLGLRAFSHSDILSMAGLGNCVNTTASHEQQQTQKSWRG, encoded by the exons ATGATGAAAGATTTGATGTTTCATCAGCAACAACAGCAAAACCAAGAGGAAAACATGTCAAATTTAACTTCAGCTTCAAGTGTTTCTTCAGGCAACAGAAATGAAAGCAATACAGTCACCAATTACCCTAATCCTCAGCAATATTTTACTCATCCTCAACCCTCTCAATCTCAACCACCTCTCAAGAAAAAACGAAACCTACCCGGAAATCCAG ACCCAGATTCAGAAGTGATAGCTTTATCACCAAAGACATTGATGGCAACGAACAGATTCTTATGTGAGATCTGTAACAAAGGGTTTCAAAGAGATCAGAATCTTCAGCTTCACAGAAGAGGACATAATCTGCCATGGAAACTGAAGCAAAGAGCTAACAAAGAAGTGATTAGAAAAAAAGTTTATGTCTGTCCGGAAGTAACCTGTGTTCACCATGATCCATCAAGAGCACTCGGTGATTTAACAGGAGTCAAGAAACATTTTAGCAGAAAACATGGTGAAAAGAAGTGGAAATGTGATAAGTGTTCAAAGAAATATGCGGTTCAATCAGATTGGAAAGCTCATTCCAAAACCTGTGGCACTAGAGAATACAGATGTGACTGTGGAACCCTTTTTTCAAG GAGGGACAGTTTTATAACACACAGAGCTTTTTGTGATGCTTTAGCAGAGGAGAGTGCTAGAAATATTACTGCTGCACCACCTAATCCATTGATGATTACTCAAGCTTCTGCAATTTCTTCAAATCTTCATCAAATGACTCAGTTCAACAATCAAGAATTGCATGCATTTTCACTCAAAAAAGAGCAGCAAATTTTCACTAATTCTTCTTCAGCTCATCTCCGGCAAGAGTTGCCGCCGTGGCTAGCGTACCCACCACCTCAAGGACCACCACCAATggatcatcatcatcaacaacaacATCATCATAATCTTTCATCGTCGTCATCGTCAAATTTTGTAAACCATCAAGATTTGAGCTCtgcaaaccctaaccctaatcttGGACCCACTAATCTCACACACTACCAAGCACCACCAGCACCACACATGTCAGCGACTGCATTGCTGCAAAAAGCAGCTCAGATGGGAGCAACGATGAGCAGTAATAATAAAACAACAACCGCTGGGTTCATGATCAGACCGCATCACGTGACACCAGATTTGTCTGGGAATATGACAAGTGGTGGTGGCTTTGGTCTAAATTTGTCATCACGTGATCATGAACAACAACAGCTTGTAAGTGGGTCATCTTCATCATCAGCATTTGCAGGTACTAATACTACTACCAATGGCGTTCTTCTTCAAGAAATGATGAACTCTCTGTCGTCTGGGTTTCATCAAGAACCTCATAATAATAATTCGTTTGAAGATGCATTTGTTAGTGGGGTTTTGAATAATAATAGTAACTCTAAAAAAGATGATCATATCAGCTTTCTTGATGACGACTCATCGTCACTGTCAAAAGCTTCAACATCAACCGTTCATGGCGGCGGTGGCGGTGGTGATCAGGGTTTAACCAGAGATTTCTTGGGGCTTAGGGCATTTTCTCACAGTGATATACTGAGTATGGCTGGTCTTGGTAATTGCGTTAATACTACTGCTTCTCATGAACAACAGCAGACTCAAAAATCATGGCGAGGTTAG